A genomic segment from Brevundimonas sp. SORGH_AS_0993 encodes:
- a CDS encoding SDR family NAD(P)-dependent oxidoreductase — protein sequence MQLFDLTGKVAIITGSSRGIGKAIAERLAEHGARVVISSRKAGPCEEVAAEINGKYGEGRAIAVPANIASKDDLQRLVDDTNAAFGQIDILVCNAATNPYAGPMAGIADDQFEKILQNNVISNHWLIQMVAPQMLERKDGAILVISSIGGLRGNALIGAYNISKAADMQLVRNLAVEWGPSNVRVNCIAPGLVQTDFAKYLWENPELLKQVTEPAPLKRIGQPDEIAGTAVYLCSPASAYVTGQTLVVDGGLTIAW from the coding sequence ATGCAACTGTTCGATCTGACCGGCAAGGTCGCCATCATCACCGGCTCGTCGCGCGGAATCGGCAAGGCCATCGCCGAACGGCTGGCCGAGCATGGCGCCAGGGTGGTCATATCCTCGCGCAAGGCCGGGCCGTGCGAAGAGGTCGCCGCCGAGATCAACGGCAAATATGGAGAGGGCCGCGCCATCGCGGTTCCTGCCAACATCGCCTCCAAGGACGACTTGCAGCGGTTGGTGGACGACACCAACGCCGCTTTCGGTCAGATCGACATCCTGGTCTGCAACGCCGCGACCAACCCCTACGCCGGGCCGATGGCGGGCATCGCCGACGACCAGTTCGAGAAGATTCTCCAGAACAACGTGATCTCCAACCACTGGCTGATCCAGATGGTCGCTCCCCAGATGCTTGAGCGCAAGGACGGGGCGATCCTGGTGATCTCGTCCATCGGGGGTCTGCGGGGCAACGCCCTGATCGGCGCCTACAACATCTCCAAGGCCGCGGACATGCAACTGGTGCGCAATCTGGCGGTGGAGTGGGGACCGTCGAACGTGCGCGTCAACTGCATCGCCCCGGGCCTGGTCCAGACCGATTTCGCTAAATATCTGTGGGAGAATCCCGAGTTGCTGAAACAGGTCACGGAGCCGGCGCCGTTGAAAAGGATCGGCCAGCCCGATGAAATCGCGGGCACGGCGGTCTATCTGTGCAGCCCAGCCTCGGCCTATGTGACCGGGCAAACCCTGGTCGTGGACGGCGGATTGACGATTGCCTGGTGA
- a CDS encoding MaoC family dehydratase, which yields MVDLVQQHPSGGYILDELHVGMAAEKIVVATEDRIRLFAEASDDFNPVHLDEAFAAKTAYRGRIAHGLLSASFGSAVVGTILPGAGSIYVSQTLAFHQPVRIDDVVRIRITVIEIEPESARVKLSCEGFVGETLIMDGVAVVRVPRRRKPSAR from the coding sequence ATGGTCGATTTGGTTCAGCAGCATCCGTCCGGTGGTTACATCCTGGACGAACTTCACGTCGGCATGGCGGCCGAAAAGATCGTCGTGGCGACGGAGGATCGAATCCGCCTGTTCGCCGAGGCGTCGGACGACTTCAATCCCGTGCATCTGGACGAGGCTTTCGCCGCCAAGACCGCCTATCGCGGCCGGATCGCGCACGGCCTGCTCAGCGCCTCTTTCGGCTCGGCGGTTGTCGGCACCATCCTGCCGGGCGCGGGGTCCATCTACGTCTCCCAGACCCTGGCCTTCCACCAGCCGGTGCGGATCGACGACGTGGTCCGCATCCGGATCACCGTGATCGAGATCGAGCCGGAGAGCGCGCGGGTGAAGCTGAGCTGCGAAGGCTTCGTCGGCGAAACCCTGATCATGGACGGCGTGGCGGTGGTCCGCGTGCCGCGTCGACGCAAGCCCTCGGCCCGCTGA
- a CDS encoding M23 family metallopeptidase has protein sequence MIPSRRAVIGGLGASVALPAAAGAVPQGRALSLTLNGAWRQGGYAFGRTTPGAMILVDGEALTVASSSGLFVVGFDRDAGPRAEIEARTGAGSARQALDIAPYAFPSTRIDGLPPATVEPSDPALLDRIRQEAALKAEGFASRAETDDFRDGFIWPLETYRVSSAWGAQRVLNGTPARPHYGIDLAAPAGTTIRAPADGRVAFVRPNMHFEGGLTLIDHGQGLITAYLHQSRLDVLLGQTVQRGQALGQVGMTGRATGPHLCWRMKWRDRNMDPSLMVGVQAPRGPI, from the coding sequence ATGATCCCGTCGCGTCGCGCGGTGATCGGCGGCCTGGGCGCGAGCGTGGCCCTGCCGGCCGCCGCCGGCGCAGTTCCTCAAGGCCGCGCCCTCTCTCTGACGCTGAACGGCGCCTGGCGTCAGGGCGGTTACGCCTTCGGGCGGACGACGCCGGGCGCGATGATCCTGGTGGACGGGGAGGCCCTGACCGTGGCCTCGTCTTCGGGCCTGTTCGTGGTGGGTTTCGACCGCGACGCCGGGCCGCGCGCGGAGATCGAGGCGCGCACCGGGGCCGGCTCAGCCCGCCAGGCATTGGACATCGCTCCCTATGCGTTTCCGTCCACCCGCATCGACGGCCTGCCGCCCGCCACGGTGGAGCCCAGCGACCCCGCCCTTCTGGACCGCATCCGGCAAGAGGCCGCTCTCAAGGCCGAAGGCTTCGCCAGCCGGGCCGAGACCGACGATTTCCGCGACGGCTTCATCTGGCCGCTGGAGACCTATCGCGTCTCCAGCGCCTGGGGCGCCCAGCGGGTGCTGAACGGCACGCCGGCACGCCCGCACTACGGCATCGACCTGGCGGCGCCCGCCGGGACCACGATTCGCGCGCCCGCCGACGGTCGCGTGGCCTTCGTCCGACCCAATATGCATTTCGAGGGCGGCCTGACCCTGATCGACCACGGCCAGGGTCTGATCACCGCTTATCTGCATCAGTCGCGGCTGGACGTCCTGCTGGGTCAGACCGTTCAACGGGGCCAGGCTCTGGGCCAGGTCGGCATGACCGGCCGCGCCACCGGCCCGCATCTGTGCTGGCGGATGAAATGGCGCGACCGCAACATGGACCCGTCGCTGATGGTCGGCGTCCAGGCGCCGCGCGGCCCGATCTGA
- a CDS encoding DUF2093 domain-containing protein, protein MTLDADTAATLDYGDGEFAVLKPGRFVRCAVTERPIPLETLRYWSVSRQEAYTSPAEFAQRLKSAG, encoded by the coding sequence ATGACTTTGGACGCCGACACCGCCGCGACCTTGGATTACGGAGACGGCGAGTTCGCCGTCCTGAAACCGGGCCGTTTCGTCCGCTGCGCGGTGACGGAGCGGCCGATCCCGCTGGAGACCCTGCGGTACTGGAGCGTCAGCCGGCAGGAGGCCTACACCAGCCCGGCCGAGTTCGCCCAGCGACTGAAGTCCGCCGGATGA
- a CDS encoding PhoH family protein: MEASMTKRAATKRQTREHGILDSHDFMEESKVRRLHASNGGGRAGWSPYPSNDDRDQGYLKTLKPKSDGQAELMAAMDHHNLVMALGPAGTGKTYLAVAKAVEALEAGKVGRIVLSRPAVEAGESIGFLPGDMEDKLAPYLRPLYDALSDRLSMKRVKALMAEGLIEIAPIGYMRGRTLNNAFIVVDEAQNCTYVQLKMLLTRLGWHSTMVVTGDPQQSDLLPGISGLADISARLEAVDDIAVVRLAERDIVRHPLVASMIGVL; this comes from the coding sequence CTGGAGGCGTCCATGACCAAGCGTGCTGCAACCAAGCGTCAAACACGTGAACACGGGATCCTGGATTCCCATGACTTCATGGAGGAATCGAAAGTTCGCCGGCTGCACGCCTCGAACGGCGGCGGTCGCGCGGGCTGGTCGCCCTATCCGTCGAACGACGACCGCGACCAGGGCTATCTGAAGACGCTGAAACCCAAGTCGGACGGCCAGGCCGAGCTGATGGCCGCCATGGACCATCACAACCTGGTCATGGCCCTGGGACCGGCAGGCACCGGCAAGACCTATCTGGCGGTCGCCAAGGCGGTCGAGGCGCTGGAGGCGGGCAAGGTGGGCCGCATCGTCCTGAGCCGCCCCGCGGTCGAGGCCGGCGAATCTATCGGCTTCCTGCCCGGCGACATGGAGGACAAGCTGGCCCCCTATCTGCGCCCGCTCTACGACGCCCTGTCGGACAGGCTCTCGATGAAGCGCGTCAAGGCCCTGATGGCCGAGGGCCTGATCGAGATCGCACCCATCGGCTATATGCGCGGCCGCACCCTGAACAACGCCTTCATCGTGGTGGACGAGGCGCAGAACTGCACCTACGTCCAGCTGAAGATGCTGCTGACCCGCCTGGGCTGGCATTCGACCATGGTGGTGACGGGCGATCCGCAGCAGTCCGATCTGTTGCCCGGCATCTCGGGCCTGGCCGACATCTCGGCGCGGCTGGAGGCCGTGGACGACATCGCCGTGGTGCGCCTGGCCGAGCGCGACATCGTGCGCCACCCGCTGGTCGCCTCCATGATCGGCGTCCTGTAA
- a CDS encoding EAL domain-containing protein, with protein sequence MRNLTTGFLYFAYLFLGLTVGAFLWRAGLGIGAGVAGALGALGLLGAFHAIVTGVAERRALKKEIGHVREAHRLLADAMESTQGALTELAHAIESGVLSDTDALTGEVRMLESLVQQMSDSIDARLAAAAPAGVETFEGRRQAQSTLLLRTIHEALSEGRVDLYLQPVVSLPQRRTLFYESFTRLRDSTDRVMMPAEYLSLAEGEGLVPAIDNLLLFRCAQIVRRLARQDRKVGVFCNVALTSLGDETFFPKFLDFLSENRDLNQALIFELGQATFDARGAVEARNMAKLADLGFRFSLDKVQTLDLDFADLQRSDVKFIKVAADLMIEQLLDLDGGAPLRSMPDIQAADFAALTRRYGVEVIAEKVENERQVVDILELDVAMGQGHLFGEPRAIKEQVLAETDPPADFLRSTLRSAEQRRRFS encoded by the coding sequence ATGCGCAACCTCACAACGGGCTTCCTCTACTTCGCCTATCTGTTCCTCGGCCTGACCGTGGGCGCCTTCCTGTGGCGCGCGGGTCTGGGGATCGGCGCCGGCGTCGCGGGAGCCCTGGGCGCGCTGGGCCTGCTGGGCGCCTTCCACGCCATCGTCACGGGCGTCGCCGAACGGCGCGCCCTCAAGAAGGAAATCGGCCATGTGCGCGAGGCGCACCGCCTTTTGGCCGATGCGATGGAATCGACCCAGGGCGCCCTGACCGAACTGGCCCACGCCATCGAAAGCGGCGTCCTGTCCGACACCGACGCCCTGACCGGCGAGGTCCGGATGCTCGAGAGCCTTGTCCAACAGATGAGCGACAGCATCGACGCCCGCCTTGCCGCCGCCGCGCCTGCGGGGGTCGAAACCTTCGAGGGTCGGCGCCAGGCCCAGTCCACCCTGCTGCTGCGCACCATTCACGAGGCCCTCAGCGAAGGGCGCGTCGATCTGTATCTGCAGCCCGTCGTCTCCCTGCCCCAGCGCCGGACCCTGTTCTACGAGAGCTTCACGCGCCTGCGGGACTCCACCGATCGGGTCATGATGCCGGCGGAATATCTGTCCCTGGCCGAGGGCGAGGGGTTGGTGCCGGCCATCGACAATCTGTTGCTGTTCCGCTGCGCCCAGATTGTGCGGCGTCTAGCGCGTCAGGACCGCAAGGTCGGGGTCTTCTGCAACGTGGCGCTGACTTCTCTGGGCGACGAGACCTTCTTCCCCAAATTCCTGGATTTCCTCAGCGAAAACCGTGACCTGAACCAGGCCCTGATCTTCGAACTGGGCCAGGCGACGTTCGATGCGCGCGGCGCTGTCGAGGCCCGCAACATGGCCAAGCTGGCGGACCTGGGCTTCCGCTTCTCCCTGGACAAGGTGCAGACGCTGGACCTGGACTTCGCCGACCTGCAGAGGTCCGACGTCAAGTTCATCAAGGTCGCCGCCGACCTGATGATCGAACAACTGCTGGACTTGGACGGCGGCGCCCCCCTGCGTTCCATGCCCGACATCCAGGCCGCCGACTTCGCCGCCCTTACCCGCCGCTACGGGGTCGAAGTGATCGCCGAAAAGGTCGAGAACGAACGCCAGGTGGTCGACATCCTGGAGCTGGATGTTGCGATGGGCCAGGGCCACCTGTTCGGCGAACCCCGCGCCATCAAGGAACAGGTCCTGGCCGAAACAGACCCGCCTGCCGACTTCCTGCGCTCCACCCTGCGCAGCGCGGAGCAGCGTCGACGGTTCAGCTAG
- a CDS encoding 3D domain-containing protein produces the protein MIGASAAIAMFWAALSSISSGPVPYNVAVAADADRVETPAASVSSPADADNLPTVLSTEQQELMDSDPDWRASARLYHAGGGGATGNDSLGCRPIAMRTVAVDPRVIPRRTKLFIRETVGMRLSDGTIHDGYWYASDTGGAIKGQKIDLYTGAGRGSMDQARRLNMRTLTIVDAGEFNGCPPAWRQTASR, from the coding sequence ATGATCGGCGCTTCCGCTGCCATCGCCATGTTCTGGGCCGCCCTGTCCTCGATCTCGAGCGGGCCAGTCCCTTACAATGTCGCTGTCGCGGCGGATGCCGACAGGGTGGAAACACCCGCAGCTTCAGTCAGTTCCCCGGCCGATGCCGACAACCTGCCGACGGTGCTCAGCACCGAACAGCAGGAATTGATGGACAGCGATCCCGACTGGCGCGCCTCGGCCCGGCTGTACCACGCGGGCGGCGGCGGCGCGACGGGCAACGATTCGCTGGGTTGTCGTCCCATCGCCATGCGCACCGTCGCGGTCGATCCGCGCGTCATCCCCCGCCGCACCAAACTGTTTATCCGCGAAACGGTCGGCATGCGTCTGTCCGACGGCACGATCCACGACGGCTACTGGTACGCCTCGGACACCGGCGGCGCAATCAAAGGCCAGAAGATCGACCTCTACACCGGCGCCGGCCGCGGCTCGATGGACCAGGCCCGTCGCCTGAACATGCGCACCCTGACCATCGTGGATGCGGGCGAGTTCAACGGCTGTCCGCCTGCCTGGCGCCAGACGGCCTCGCGTTAG
- a CDS encoding bifunctional riboflavin kinase/FAD synthetase — protein MQVVRDWRDLPDALKGAAVAVGAFDGVHRGHQAVIAGARDAAERLGAPLGVVSFDPHPRRWFQPEAAPFRLMRPDQMAEALAPLGVDILYLLPFDAEMAGMTDAAFAERVLTSGLDIRHAAVGFDFTFGKGRSGSPEALRAYGSRLGFTVSVAERLDDAHGLKLSSSAVREALKAGDMDRAAAILGRPFAIRGEVIHGDKRGRTIGVPTANVPLGDYMRPAYGVYATRSRLPDGRVIDGVASLGVRPMYALETPLLEVWLFDFDEVLYGQTLDTQLIGWLRGEERFDGLDALKPQIDADARAARALLARL, from the coding sequence ATGCAGGTCGTCCGCGACTGGCGCGATCTGCCGGACGCGCTGAAGGGGGCGGCGGTCGCGGTCGGCGCCTTCGACGGCGTGCACCGGGGCCACCAGGCCGTCATCGCCGGCGCGCGCGACGCCGCCGAACGGCTGGGCGCTCCGCTGGGGGTGGTCAGCTTCGACCCGCATCCGCGCCGCTGGTTCCAGCCCGAGGCCGCGCCCTTTCGCCTGATGCGGCCGGACCAGATGGCCGAGGCCCTGGCCCCGTTGGGCGTGGACATCCTGTACCTGCTGCCGTTCGACGCCGAGATGGCGGGCATGACCGACGCTGCCTTCGCCGAGCGGGTGCTGACCAGCGGCCTGGACATTCGCCACGCGGCCGTGGGTTTCGACTTCACCTTCGGCAAGGGGCGCTCCGGCTCGCCCGAGGCCCTGCGGGCCTATGGCTCGCGCCTGGGTTTCACCGTCTCGGTCGCCGAACGTCTGGACGACGCCCACGGGCTGAAACTGTCGTCCAGCGCGGTGCGCGAGGCGCTGAAGGCCGGAGACATGGACCGCGCCGCCGCCATTCTGGGCCGTCCTTTCGCAATTCGAGGCGAGGTGATCCATGGCGACAAGCGCGGCCGCACCATCGGCGTGCCGACCGCGAATGTGCCGCTGGGCGACTATATGCGCCCGGCCTACGGCGTCTATGCGACCCGCAGCCGCCTGCCCGACGGCCGGGTGATCGACGGCGTCGCCAGCTTGGGCGTCCGGCCCATGTATGCGCTGGAAACCCCGCTGCTGGAGGTCTGGTTGTTCGACTTCGACGAAGTTCTGTACGGCCAGACGCTGGACACGCAGCTGATCGGCTGGCTGCGGGGCGAGGAACGGTTCGACGGCCTGGACGCCCTGAAGCCTCAGATCGACGCCGATGCCCGCGCCGCCCGCGCCCTCCTTGCCCGCCTATAG
- a CDS encoding lysophospholipid acyltransferase family protein, with protein MTQDLVWRLEAVGFQALFGFLRLLGVERASALGGWLLRTLGPLTGTQKTVMRNLRIAFPEMTPERRAALAREQWDRTGRTFAELAVMDQLTPAGGRVEVVGMERLHALRDGGKPAVLISGHLANFEVMAAVIMAAGVPCQVTYRAANNPYVDALIRKSRERYGIRLFAPKGDGTRDLMAGMKRGDSIALLVDQKYNQGPEVRFFDQPVNASPGAARLAQKFDTVMLPLSVVRLPDARFRVTAHAPIAVPDTGDKAADILAGIQAANTFVEDRVREAPEDWFWVHKRWPDRVYAALD; from the coding sequence ATGACCCAGGACCTGGTCTGGCGCCTGGAGGCCGTCGGCTTCCAGGCGCTGTTCGGTTTCCTGCGCCTGCTGGGGGTCGAGCGCGCCTCGGCCCTAGGCGGGTGGCTGCTGAGGACCCTGGGGCCGCTGACCGGCACGCAGAAGACGGTGATGCGCAATCTGCGGATCGCCTTTCCCGAAATGACGCCCGAGCGTCGCGCGGCCCTGGCCCGCGAACAGTGGGACCGGACGGGACGCACCTTCGCCGAACTGGCGGTGATGGATCAACTGACGCCGGCCGGCGGGCGGGTCGAGGTGGTCGGGATGGAGCGGCTGCACGCCTTGCGCGACGGCGGTAAGCCGGCGGTGCTGATCTCGGGCCATCTGGCCAATTTCGAGGTGATGGCGGCGGTCATCATGGCTGCCGGCGTGCCGTGCCAAGTGACCTATCGCGCGGCCAACAACCCCTATGTCGACGCCCTGATCCGCAAGAGCCGGGAACGCTACGGCATCCGCCTGTTCGCGCCCAAGGGCGACGGCACGCGCGACCTGATGGCCGGAATGAAACGCGGCGATTCCATCGCCCTGCTGGTCGATCAGAAATACAATCAGGGGCCGGAGGTCCGGTTCTTCGACCAGCCGGTCAACGCCTCGCCGGGCGCGGCGCGGCTGGCGCAGAAGTTCGACACGGTGATGCTGCCGCTGTCGGTGGTGCGTCTGCCCGATGCGCGCTTTCGTGTGACGGCGCATGCGCCCATCGCCGTGCCGGACACAGGCGACAAGGCGGCCGACATTCTGGCCGGGATTCAAGCGGCCAACACCTTCGTCGAGGATCGCGTACGCGAGGCGCCGGAAGACTGGTTCTGGGTCCACAAACGCTGGCCCGACCGGGTGTACGCCGCCTTGGATTAG
- a CDS encoding gamma carbonic anhydrase family protein, whose translation MTLYALKDSKPQHPPEGEYWVAPNASVIGNVILHANASVWFGAVLRGDNDPIVVGPDSNIQDGSVLHTDPGSPLTIGRGVTVGHHVMLHGCKIGDYSLIGIGSVILNGVKIGRNCLIGANTLIPEGKVIPDNSLVMGQPGRVVRERDPSQIAVLQMSADHYVQNWKRFAAGLRPL comes from the coding sequence ATGACCCTTTACGCCTTGAAAGACAGCAAACCGCAGCATCCGCCGGAGGGCGAATACTGGGTGGCGCCGAATGCGTCGGTGATAGGGAATGTGATTCTGCACGCGAACGCCAGCGTCTGGTTCGGCGCCGTGCTGCGCGGCGACAACGATCCGATTGTGGTGGGGCCGGACAGCAACATCCAGGACGGCAGCGTCCTGCACACCGATCCCGGATCGCCCCTGACGATCGGGCGCGGCGTGACGGTGGGCCACCACGTCATGCTGCACGGCTGCAAGATCGGGGACTACAGCCTGATCGGCATCGGCTCGGTGATCCTGAACGGGGTCAAGATCGGCCGGAACTGCCTGATCGGCGCCAACACCCTGATCCCCGAGGGCAAGGTCATCCCCGACAACAGCCTGGTCATGGGCCAGCCGGGGCGGGTGGTCCGCGAACGCGATCCGTCACAGATCGCCGTGCTGCAGATGTCAGCCGACCACTATGTCCAGAACTGGAAGCGGTTCGCGGCGGGCCTTCGGCCCCTATAG
- the dusA gene encoding tRNA dihydrouridine(20/20a) synthase DusA — protein sequence MSLPRSRRLSVAPMMDWTDRHCRAFHRALTSQALLYTEMVTAPAVIHGDPERLLGFDAVEHPVALQIGGSDPAQLAQAARIGAAYGYDEINLNVGCPSDRVQSGRFGACLMREPELVADCMAAIRETVDIPATVKCRIGVDDQNPAVSLFATVDASAAIGIDTFIVHARKAWLKGLSPKENRDVPPLDYALVRRLKRERPHLNISINGGIASLDEVEAHLNAADGVRLDGVMLGRAAYHEPALLGQADRRIFGQPTADIDAFAALERYRPYMAARLAEGVALPAMTRHMLGLMHGRPGARAFRRILTVEALAPGAGLEVVDRAADAVRDAETRREQAA from the coding sequence ATGTCCCTCCCCCGCTCCCGCAGACTGTCGGTCGCCCCGATGATGGACTGGACAGATCGGCATTGCCGGGCCTTCCATCGGGCGCTGACGTCTCAGGCGCTGCTCTATACCGAGATGGTGACGGCGCCAGCGGTGATCCATGGCGATCCCGAGCGGCTGCTGGGGTTCGACGCGGTGGAGCATCCGGTAGCGCTGCAGATCGGCGGCTCGGACCCGGCCCAGTTGGCTCAGGCGGCGCGGATCGGCGCGGCCTACGGCTATGACGAGATCAATCTGAACGTCGGCTGCCCATCCGACCGGGTCCAGTCCGGCCGTTTCGGGGCCTGTCTGATGCGCGAACCCGAGCTGGTCGCCGACTGCATGGCGGCCATCCGGGAAACGGTCGACATCCCCGCCACCGTCAAATGCCGCATCGGCGTGGACGACCAGAACCCGGCGGTCAGCCTGTTCGCCACGGTGGACGCCAGCGCGGCGATCGGGATCGACACCTTCATCGTCCACGCCCGCAAGGCCTGGCTGAAGGGCCTGTCGCCCAAGGAGAACCGCGACGTGCCGCCGTTGGACTACGCCCTGGTGCGTCGGCTGAAGCGCGAGCGACCGCATCTGAACATCTCGATCAACGGCGGGATCGCCTCTCTAGACGAGGTCGAGGCCCATCTGAACGCCGCCGACGGGGTGCGACTGGACGGGGTCATGTTGGGCCGCGCCGCCTATCATGAGCCGGCCCTGCTGGGTCAGGCCGACCGGCGCATCTTCGGCCAGCCGACGGCCGACATCGACGCCTTCGCCGCCTTGGAGCGCTATCGTCCCTATATGGCGGCGCGCCTGGCCGAGGGCGTCGCCCTGCCCGCCATGACGCGGCATATGCTGGGTCTGATGCACGGCCGGCCGGGCGCACGGGCCTTCCGCCGCATCCTGACGGTCGAGGCTCTGGCGCCGGGCGCCGGTCTGGAGGTCGTGGACCGGGCCGCCGACGCCGTGCGTGACGCCGAGACGCGGCGCGAACAGGCGGCGTAA
- a CDS encoding dipeptidase, whose translation MTPSARPLRSAAALGALFSVLVAAPALAQDHAQSPPSTSDARALHERLLVLDTHLDTPANLVKPGWSILDRHSATEDGSQVDYPRMVEGGMDGGWWAVYSAQGPLTPEETAASLAVAQARIAAIRALTTDHPDKFGLALRAADAAPIAASGRRVVFISMENAYPLTGRPDQVQAFYDQGLRMISLVHFANNELADSATDPAGPRWHGLSPAGRRMVAQANRLGMVMDASHASDEVFDQLVAYSATPIILSHSGPRDVYDHPRNIDDARLRRLAASGGVIQINALGAYLKALPETPERTAAVAALRQAFGPAPARTPEQNAAYQTRLRALNRQIPPAQADFEDFIAHLLHALAVVGPRHVGVGADWDGGGGVNGMNDVSALPRITERLLAEGYSEDDIAAIWSGNALRLLRQAEDYAASRE comes from the coding sequence ATGACCCCGTCCGCCCGCCCGCTTCGTTCCGCCGCCGCCCTGGGCGCCCTGTTCAGCGTGCTGGTCGCCGCCCCGGCCCTGGCCCAAGATCACGCCCAGTCGCCGCCCAGCACATCCGACGCCCGCGCCCTGCATGAGCGGCTGCTGGTCCTGGACACCCACCTCGACACCCCCGCCAATCTGGTCAAGCCGGGCTGGAGCATCCTGGACCGCCACAGCGCGACCGAAGACGGTTCCCAAGTCGACTATCCCCGCATGGTCGAAGGCGGGATGGATGGCGGCTGGTGGGCGGTTTATTCCGCCCAGGGTCCGCTGACGCCCGAGGAGACCGCCGCCTCTCTGGCTGTGGCCCAGGCGCGCATCGCCGCCATTCGCGCCCTGACGACCGACCACCCGGACAAGTTCGGCCTGGCCCTTCGCGCGGCCGACGCGGCCCCCATCGCCGCCTCTGGCCGGCGGGTGGTCTTCATCTCCATGGAGAACGCCTACCCCCTGACCGGCCGCCCGGACCAGGTCCAGGCCTTCTACGACCAGGGTCTGCGGATGATCAGCCTGGTTCATTTCGCCAACAACGAACTGGCGGATTCTGCGACCGACCCGGCCGGTCCGCGCTGGCATGGGCTCAGCCCCGCCGGGCGGCGCATGGTGGCCCAGGCCAACCGTTTGGGCATGGTGATGGACGCCTCCCATGCCTCCGACGAGGTGTTCGACCAGCTGGTCGCCTATTCCGCGACGCCGATCATCCTGTCCCATTCGGGTCCGCGCGACGTCTATGACCATCCGCGCAACATCGACGATGCGCGTCTGCGCCGGCTGGCGGCCTCGGGCGGCGTCATCCAGATCAACGCCCTCGGCGCCTATCTGAAGGCCCTCCCCGAGACGCCGGAGCGAACCGCCGCCGTGGCCGCCCTGCGTCAGGCGTTCGGCCCCGCCCCCGCCCGCACGCCCGAACAGAACGCCGCCTACCAGACCCGCCTTCGCGCCCTGAACCGCCAGATTCCACCGGCTCAGGCGGATTTCGAAGACTTCATCGCCCATCTACTGCACGCCCTAGCCGTGGTCGGGCCGCGCCATGTCGGCGTCGGCGCCGACTGGGACGGCGGCGGCGGCGTGAACGGCATGAACGACGTCTCGGCCCTGCCGCGGATCACCGAACGGCTCCTGGCAGAAGGCTATTCCGAGGACGACATCGCCGCCATCTGGTCCGGCAACGCCCTGCGTCTGCTGAGACAGGCCGAGGACTACGCCGCCTCCCGGGAGTAG
- a CDS encoding response regulator encodes MSSLVSLNILLADDSQPMRALIGALLHSAGVRTIREAADGGAAYALLKRHPIDLAIIDFNMLPMDGVAFTQRVRTAPDSPNAYLPIIMMTSHSAASRVFEARDAGVTEFVAKPITAKAVLDRINAAIFKPRPFVRTDAYFGPSRRRRDIESYSGPFRRASDAKR; translated from the coding sequence ATGTCGTCCCTAGTGTCGCTGAACATCCTGCTGGCGGACGACAGCCAGCCGATGCGCGCCCTGATCGGCGCCCTGCTGCATTCGGCCGGGGTGCGCACGATCCGCGAGGCCGCCGACGGCGGGGCCGCCTATGCGCTTCTGAAACGCCATCCGATCGACCTGGCGATCATCGACTTCAACATGCTTCCGATGGACGGGGTGGCCTTTACCCAGCGGGTCCGCACCGCGCCCGACAGCCCGAACGCCTATCTGCCGATCATCATGATGACCAGCCATTCGGCCGCCAGCCGGGTGTTCGAGGCGCGTGACGCCGGCGTGACCGAGTTCGTGGCCAAACCTATCACGGCCAAGGCGGTGCTGGACCGCATCAACGCCGCCATCTTCAAGCCACGCCCCTTCGTCCGCACCGACGCCTATTTCGGACCTTCGCGCCGCCGCCGCGACATCGAAAGCTATAGCGGGCCTTTCCGGCGCGCCTCCGACGCGAAACGCTAA